From a region of the Cataglyphis hispanica isolate Lineage 1 chromosome 24, ULB_Chis1_1.0, whole genome shotgun sequence genome:
- the LOC126858233 gene encoding YEATS domain-containing protein 2, with amino-acid sequence MSAPEESLNDQDPDYVSTISDEQVQQKIYEENARNTTAKKITAIVEKEFAREIDSKEKEILQIQERLHKALNSFHLLRYVIITNFYNRKQCQIFQAAETTKQTRIHPAVKSLLGKSPKSVHCTDLAVPSTSTDPRFSCNDESLESYARTTAGSAFKTEENADKHDAALQGEKRKLPDGESRPRKVPRYIPPKSSKPAKTGPSRGNSQKIRKRIIIGNISKWIPPDWREDASSHKWTIYVRNDKDESANINTFISKVRFFLHPSYRPNDVVEVTSYPFHLSRRGWGEFPVRVQLHFKNALDKPIDIIHHLKLDRTYTGLQTLGSETLVDIWIHTAETCNFEQNNSDESVESSSNNASIKIEPNDSFEFIYKQSTAKSTETLQMSNSEEFRMKEEIINSEVHKRSNLSLDLTKKLGNIKVKVESNVTSVNNIFSTENKLNLDEMRYYIKHDHNYADKQYFNSNHYTEREGNITVEHFLDNDCVSAINSSEIDDKKEKLGNVQIISHKFNDDIQSSNSQSLKISVTNAVENDSQVNTIFQERNSQKNLSSLDTNKLLQARNLKNSDISKTSENITTKNTSINGFCKSFDQFNSLQKTANFSNITNSHLKPLQISIPSSNIFASSTNRHMLLLKDTKSIPIDMTNILSSKSNGNSRKLVDGDVKLSIPRDGNIAQLNVRIPQTVSILKKPPNANNKMNVRHESTVSGNKKPTILTLKNTNNLLLNINENVPILKIADSRDPRYNYSLAEASKGVSSTDKQEIMPYVRSEDKTVMQRVKITLGKDRFKIQSKRELYEATLRSIDTANIIDTEALIRFIIRRLPIITRDARDSEYKWMHPYACCSEEEYFAHNVGKQRALEWYRAKTIRYFLRKKMIPSDRLWSIKEIILWARLHGYTPSRNASGMSEAITTSDTKKLPNTITLTTFPVTCTESIALQKWLQTCQEESSQLKDACIEDEEIDVESVDESPCKVTIDRRKNDNNRNNDSSTNSKLIPLELDESLLPFHNFVCDTARDIGIKIGPEEIVPGILYSAASRVMMRVVECFVEDLTRTSLAKAWERNSGNECPKVIKLNDVYNALISREEFNIFTNEGLGSMQQSNTKESSSL; translated from the exons ATGAGTGCTCCTGAAGAATCATTGAATGATCAGGATCCTGATTATGTCTCCACAATTTCCGACGAGCAagttcaacaaaaaatttacgaaGAAAATG CAAGAAACACTAcggcaaaaaaaataactgcGATAGTGGAGAAAGAATTTGCACGGGAAATTGATTCGAAGGAGAaggaaattttgcaaatacaaGAGAGATTGCATAAAGCCCTGAACAGTTTTCATCTCTTGcgttatgtaataattactaatttttacAATCGCAAGCAGTGTCAAATTTTCCAAGCTGCGGAAACCACAAAACAAACGAGAATTCATCCTGCAGTCAAATCATTACTTGGAAAAAGTCCTAAGTCTGTTCATTGTACTGATCTTGCAGTGCCATCGACATCTACAGATCCTCGATTCTCGTGCAATGATGAATCTCTTGAATCATATGCACGAACTACGGCAGGTAGCGCATTTAAAACCGAAGAAAATGCAGACAAACATGATGCTGCATTGCAAGGTGAGAAAAGGAAACTGCCAGACGGAGAATCTCGACCTCGCAAAGTACCCCGTTATATACCACCAAAGAGCAGCAAGCCAGCGAAAACGGGCCCGTCGCGCGGCAATAGTCAGAAAATTCGTAAACGTATTATTATCGGTAACATATCCAAGTGGATCCCACCGGATTGGCGAGAAGATGCGTCTAGTCATAAGTGGACGATATATGTGCGCAACGACAAAGACGAAAGTGCTAACATTAATACTTTCATCAGTAAGGTGAGATTCTTCCTGCACCCTAGTTACCGTCCAAACGACGTTGTTGAGGTCACATCGTATCCGTTTCATCTATCCAGACGTGGATGGGGCGAATTTCCTGTTAGAGTACAGTTACACTTCAAAAATGCTCTTGATAAACCCATAGACATTATTCACCACCTGAAATTGGATCGCACCTATACAGGATTGCAAACACTAGGCTCAGAGACTCTGGTCGACATATGGATTCATACAGCAGAAACATGTAATTTTGAGCAGAATAATAGCGATGAATCTGTTGAATCTTCTTCTAATAATGcatctataaaaatagaacCTAATGACAGTTTcgagtttatttataaacaatctaCAGCAAAATCTACGGAAACTTTACAGATGAGCAATTCTGAAGAATTTCGAATGaaggaagaaataattaattcggaAGTACACAAACGGTCTAATCTATCATTGGATTTAACCAAGAAATTGGGAAACATCAAAGTGAAAGTTGAATCTAATGTTACATCTGTTAATAACATATTCAGCACTGAGAATAAACTGAATTTAGATGAAATGCGTTATTACATTAAACATGATCATAATTATGCGGACAAAcagtattttaattctaatcatTATActgaaagagaaggaaatatAACTGTAGAACACTTTCTAGACAATGATTGTGTTTCTGCAATAAATTCATCAGAAATTGatgataagaaagagaaacttgGCAATGTACAAATTATATCACATAAATTTAACGATGATATTCAGTCTTCCAATAGTCagtctttgaaaatttcagtGACAAATGCAGTGGAAAATGATTCACAAGTCAACACAATATTTCAAGAGAGAAATAGTCAAAAGAATTTATCATCTCTCGATACAAATAAACTTTTACAAGCTAGAAACTTGAAAAACAGTGATATATCTAAAACTTCAGAAAATATCACGACTAAAAACACATCAATTAACGGTTTTTGCAAATCATTCGATCAGTTTAACAGTTTGCAGAAAACCGCGAATTTCTCGAATATTACTAATTCGCATTTAAAACCTCTACAAATCTCCATACCGTCATCGAATATATTCGCATCGTCGACCAATAGGCATATGCTTCTTTTAAAAGATACGAAATCAATTCCGATAGACATGACAAATATCCTCTCATCAAAATCAAATGGAAACTCGAGGAAGCTGGTCGATGGCGACGTGAAACTTTCTATTCCAAGAGATGGTAATATTGCGCAATTGAATGTCCGCATTCCTCAAACCGTGAGCATCCTGAAGAAGCCGCCCAACgctaataataagatgaacGTACGACACGAGAGCACTGTCAGCGGCAATAAGAAGCCTACTATACTTACGTTGAAAAACACCAACAATCTTTTACTGAATATTAACGAAAATGTGCCGATCCTGAAGATAGCAGACTCGCGCGATCCACGATATAATTACAGTCTCGCCGAGGCATCGAAAGGCGTTTCTTCAACCGACAAGCAGGAAATCATGCCATATGTAAGATCGGAAGACAAGACAGTGATGCAGCGAGTAAAAATCACATTGGGCAAGGACAGATTCAAGATACAAAGCAAGAGAGAATTGTACGAGGCGACTCTGCGCTCAATCGACACTGCGAATATCATCGATACGGAAGCTTTAATACGATTCATCATACGCCGATTGCCGATCATTACACGAGACGCCCGTGATTCCGAGTACAAATGGATGCATCCCTATGCGTGTTGCAGCGAGGAAGAGTACTTCGCGCACAATGTCGGCAAACAACGTGCCCTGGAGTGGTATCGCGCCAAAACAATCAGGTACTTCCTGCGAAAAAAGATGATCCCATCTGATCGACTGTGGAGCATCAAGGAGATTATACTATGGGCGAGATTGCACGGCTACACGCCAAGTCGGAACGCTTCCGGCATGTCGGAAGCGATCACGACGAGCGATACGAAAAAGCTACCTAATACTATAACACTTACCACATTTCCGGTCACATGTACAGAATCAATTGCGCTGCAAAAGTGGCTACAAACATGCCAGGAAGAATCTAGTCAGTTGAAGGATGCTTGTATTGAAGACGAAGAGATCGATGTCGAGAGTGTCGATGAGAGCCCGTGTAAAGTTACGATTGATCggagaaaaaatgataataatcgaaataacGATTCTTCAACCAATTCTAAATTGATACCGCTTGAACTTGACGAAAGTTTATTGCCATTCCACAATTTCGTGTGCGATACCGCGCGAGATATCGGTATTAAAATCGGACCAGAAGAGATTGTTCCTGGTATATTGTATAGTGCAGCTAGTCGCGTAATGATGCGG GTTGTCGAATGTTTTGTGGAGGATCTAACTCGAACATCGTTGGCAAAAGCTTGGGAAAGAAATAGCGGAAATGA ATGTCCCAAGGTTATTAAGCTGAACGATGTCTATAACGCTCTTATAAGTCGAGAGGAATTCAACATTTTCACGAATGAAGGTCTGGGTTCGATGCAACAATCGAATACAAAGGAATCGTCCAGCTTGTGA